The DNA sequence AGAACAAGGCATTAGCCTTGAATGCCCGAGTGTCTCAGCAGGGCGTCGATCTCTGGCTCACGGCCTCTGAAGCGCTTAAACAGCTCCATCGGCTCCAGGCTGCCACCCATCTCGAGAATGTTCTCCAGGAAGCTGCGACCGGTATCGGCGTTGAAGATCCCCTCTTCCTCAAAGCGCGAGAAGGCATCGGCCGACAACACCTCGGCCCACTTGTAGCTGTAGTAACCCGCGGCGTAACCACCGGCAAAGATATGGGCGAAGCTGTGTTGGAAACGGTTGAAATCGGCGGCCTTCACCACGGCAACCTGATCTCTCACCTCATCCAACTTGGCCTGAATATGGGCGCCCTCTGCCGGGTCATATTCCAGGTGCAGGCGGAAGTCGAACAGCGAAAACTCCAGCTGACGCAACATCATCATGCCTGACTGAAAGTTCTTCGCCGCCAGCATCTTGTCTAGCATGGCCTTCGGCAATGGCTCATGGGTCTCGAAGTGTCCGGAGATCTCGGCCAGGGCTTCCTCCTCGAAGCACCAGTTTTCCATGAACTGACTCGGCAGCTCCACCGCATCCCAAGGCACACCATTGATACCTGATACGCCCGCCACGTCTATCTTGGTCAGCATATGATGTATACCGTGACCGAATTCGTGGAATAGAGTCGTCACCTCGTCGTGGGTAAACAGCGCAGGCTTACCATTGACCGGGGCATTGAAATTACAGGTGAGGTAGGCCACCGGCTTCTGCAGGCCATGGGCGGTTTGACGACGCACGCGGCAATCGTCCATCCAGGCGCCACCACGCTTGCCCTCGCGAGCATAGAGATCCAGGAAGAAACTGCCTCTGTGCTCGCCCTTGGCATCTTTGATATGGAAGAAGCGCACATCTTTGTGCCAGCTGTCGAAATGTTCCTGCTCCTCTATGGTCAGACCGAACAGGCGCGACACGGTATAGAAGAGGCCTGACAGCACACGATCTTCAGGGAAGTAAGGACGCAGCAGCTCCTGGGAGATCTCGTATCTGTGATGCTTGAGTTTCTCGGCATAATAAGTGAGATCCCATGGGGCCAGCTCGATAACGCCAAACTCTTTCTCGGCGAACGCGGTCAGCTCGGCAAGCTCATTCTGTCCCTGCTGTTTAGAGCGGGCCGCCAACTCGTTAAGGAAATCCAGCACCTGCTGAGGCGACTCGGCCATCTTGGTCGCCAGCGACTTGTGGGCGAAGCTGTCGAAGCCCAGCAGTTTAGCCAGCTGATGACGCAGATCTAAGATCTCATCCATCAGCGGACCGTTGTCGAACTCACCTGCGTTAGGGCCCTGATCCGAGGCGCGGGTCACGAAGGCGCGGTAGCACTCCTCCCGCAGCTGACGGTTGTCGCTGTAGGTCATCACGGGTAGGTAAGAGGGGAAGTCCAGGGTAAACAACCAACCTTGCTGCTCTTTGGCCTCGGCCATCGCCTTGGCTGCGGCAATGGCAGACTCGGGCAAGCCTGCCAGCTCCTGCTCATCGGTCACCAACTTGGTCCAGGCCTGGGTGGCGTCCAACAGCTGATTAGAGAAGCTACTGGTTAACTCAGATAAACGTTTAACCAGTTTTCCATAAGTTTGTTTATCTTCATCGTTTAATCCGATACCAGATAACTCGAAATCACGCAGGCTGTGGGTGATGCTGGTTTGCTGCGCCTGACTTAGCTGGGCAAACTCGTCGGACTCCTTCAGCGCCTTATAGGCCTGATACAGCCCCTGATGCTGACCCACATAGGTGCCATATTCCGACAAGAGCGGCAGGCAGGCATCGTGGGCGGCGCGCCACTCATCAGTGCTGAGCACAGAGTTCATGTGCGACACGGGCGACCAGATCTGGCTCAATTCGTCATCCACCTGCTCGAGCGGTGCGATCAGGTTATCCCAGGTGTAGGGACCGCCACTGGCGAGCACCTCATCGATCTTCTGGCGACAATTAGCAATCCCCTGCTCGACGGCTGGCTGAATATGCTCGGGTTTGATTTGCGAAAATGGCGGTAATTCACTGCCGCTTAGCAAAGGGTTACTCATCTGGTGTCCTCGTCAATCTTAGGGTATTGAGATTATGTATGGGCGATGGCGCGACTATTCAAGCATCTTTAGCAAACTAGCGCGCCGAAGAGAGCTAAACCCAGGATTTAACAGCTAGGTTTATAAACCTAACACTTAAAACCTAGAAGTAAGACCTAGCAGCAGCCTGGATGAAAAACCTTGATCTAGAACAAGGCTATATTTACTTCACATTTACAACACAGATATTGCCAAGCGGATCGCAAATGCAACCAATTCTCATTTATGTTTAATATTTAACCCATTACTATTCATCCCGATCCCAAACTTATTTCAGTGTTACACCCATGAACAGATTGATCAGCCACTCATGCATTATCGGCCTACTGCTGGCCGGTACCGCCAACGCCGCCGACCAGGCCATTACCGGCACTGTCGATGACTCGCATATCAACAACATCATCAGCCACAGTGAAGGCCCGGATACCAACGTCATCCTCGACCTGGGGTGGGACTCGAAGTATATCTCAGAGGGGCGTAGCAACTTAGACAAGGGCGGCATCTACTGGGCAACCGCCGCCGTGCAGATCGACGATCTCACCCTGTTTACCACAGTCGGTCGGGGCGATAGCCAATACTACATAGAATGGAACATGGGGCTGGAATATGGCTTCGAGCTTGGCGACAACTTAAGTGCCGCCCTAGGTTACCAGCGCATCGAGGCCTACGGCGATGAGCGCTGCGGCGATAACGAGCTGTTCGCCACCCTGGAATACACGGGCATCGCCTGGCTAACCCCTTCGCTGACCTACACCTACTCCACCGAGGCGGCGGGTTACTTTGTCGAGGCCAGCCTGCACAGCGAATGGCCTGTCTCAGACAGACTCACACTGACGCCCTATGTCACCCAGGCGTTCGACTTCCAATATGTGACCGAAGCGCACAACGGCCCTAACCATTTTCAGTTTGGTCTCGAGGCCCAATATCAGCTGGCCGACCGCCTGGTACTCTCGGGCCACCTGAGCCGCACCCTGGCCCAGGAAGATATTAAGCAGGAAAACCCAGACACCAAGGGCAGCCTCAACAATACCTATGCGGGCCTACACCTCACCTTCAGTTTCTAAGGCTCTAGCTTTCTAGGCTATAACCTGCAAGACGATGTCCTTCATTGAAAGCTGGCTCGCCATGAACTAGCTTTATCTAAGGCTGGCAAGGAGTGCCAGCCCTGACTTGGAGGACACGGAATGTCTGGCCACTATCGAACGCTTACCTATTTCACCTTAAACGCTATCGCACTCTCGCTGCTATTTATCTGTGCCGCTCAGGCCCAAGATAAAGACGCGCCGCTAAACTCTAAGGCGATAGCTTCCGAGACGATCACCCTGCCCGCCGACGGCGCCCTGGACAGCGAAGGTAATCCACTCCTCATCCCTGACAACCCAACCGGCGCCCTTAACTATCGCGCCAGCCCTACGCAGCCCAAGTCGCGCCGGGATAAGAGAGCCACCCAAAAGCCCAAACAGAAACGCACTAAGAAACTAAGTCAAAAACAGCTAAGCCGTAAACAGCAGCTGGCCAGTCGCCAGCATGTGGCCGACGACCCCAGCTGCCGTTGGCTCGACAAGCGTATGTCGCATCTGGAGAAGAGCCTCAAGCGGCAAGCGAAACAAGATTACGGCTATCAGGACGAGGAGCTACGCGCCCGCCAGAGCGAATGGGTCTGCATGAAATGCGGCGCCGAGGGGCCAAGCCAGAGCGATCACCACAAGTGCCAGTACCGGCGCTAATCGCAAACTCATTTGAAAGTCATACGCCCTGACGCGGGTCTAGTGCTAAAGGGCGCACACACCTCTGGTTTGCTTGTCGCTTTACCCCTACAATGACCCCCATATGCAATCCTTCGAATTTGGAGAAAAAGATGGCTCAACATTTTGACTATATCTGTTTAGGCGCCGGCAGCGGCGGCATCGCCTCGGCCAACCGTGCGGCCATGCGCGGTGCCAAGGTACTGCTGATCGAAGCCAAGGCTCTGGGCGGCACCTGCGTAAACGTCGGCTGCGTCCCTAAGAAAGTCATGTGGTATGGCGCCCAAGTCGCCGAGGCCATGCACCTGTACGCCAAAGACTATGGCTTCGACGTATCGGTCAATAAATTCGATTGGAGCAAGCTGGTCGAGAGCCGCGAGGCCTACATAGAGCGCATCCACGGCGCCTACGACAGAGGCCTGGACAGCAACGGCGTCACCCTGGTGCGCGGCTATGGCCAATTCGTCGACAACAACACCATAGAGGTGAATGGCGAGCACTACAGCGCCGACCATATACTAATCGCCACCGGCGGCACCCCGACCATTCCCAACATTCCGGGCGCCGAATATGGTATCGACTCAGACGGCTTCTTCGCCCTCAACGAACAGCCTAAGCGTGTGGCCGTAGTCGGCGCAGGCTATATCGCCGTCGAGCTGGCGGGTGTACTCCATGCCCTGGGCAGCGAGACTCACCTGTTTGTGCGCAAGCATGCACCGCTGCGCAGCTTCGACCCTATGCTGAGTGAGGCCCTGATGGAGTCTATGGCCACCGACGGCCCTAGCCTACACACCCACAGCATTCCAGAATCTGTCACCAAGAACGCCGACGGCTCACTGACCCTCAAGCTGGAAAATGGCGAGAGCTATGAGATCGATACCCTAATCTGGGCCATCGGCCGTCGTCCATCCACCGACAAGATCGGCCTAGAAAACACAGACGTTAAGCTTAACGACAAAGGTTATGTGGTGGTCGATGCCCAGCAGAACACCACAGCCAAGGGCATCTACTGCGTCGGCGACATCATCGAAGGCGGCATAGAGCTTACCCCGGTTGCCGTGAAGGCGGGTCGCCTGTTGTCAGAGCACCTATTCAACGGCATGACAGATGCCAAGATGGATTACAGCCTGGTGCCAACCGTAGTATTCAGCCACCCTGCCATAGGCACCATGGGCCTCACCGAACCCGAGGCGATCGCCCAATATGGCGAGGAGAACGTCAAGGTCTACAACTCGGGCTTCACCTCTATGTATACGGCGGTCACCGCCCACCGTCAGGCCTGTAAGATGAAGCTGGTGTGCGCCGGTAAAGAGGAGAAGGTCGTGGGCATCCACGGCATCGGCTACGGCATGGATGAGATACTGCAAGGCTTCGGCGTCGCCATCAAGATGGGCGCCACTAAGGCCGACTTCGACGCCGTCGTCGCCATCCACCCCACAGGCGCCGAAGAGTTCGTTACTATGCGTTAATACGCTTGTTGCTTGATTGAGAGAACAGCAAAAGGCCAGACAACTGTCTGGCCTTTTTAATGCTGCCGCGATGAGAGTTGGCACTCATCTTGTGTAGATATCGGCTAAGGCAGCATTAATGTATTAGCAACGCCAACGCGATACCTAAACCATTGCACCGTAAACACGAAATCCAACCTTAATCTTAAAAATCAAGCGTTTGGAATCACTCTGAAATACTTTGTTATAAATACTTTCTCTAGCGATCTTTTCTTTTAAATAGCGACGTTATTCCAGCTCCACCACCAACCGCAAGTGTTGACCCAAGGATGATTTTAACTAGTTCAAATTGCTTCAAGAGCATAGCTGTCATGATCAAAACGAACACCATGCAGAGCAAACCAGACAATACTAAAATCATACGTTTATGCTGCTTGTCTTCCAGTTCAAGATCTAACTGCTCTTGTTTTGCTTTATTATCAAAGTACTTATCGGCAACTGAAAAACCGTTTTCAGCTACCATTTCCACTGTCTTTGCTATTTGCTCGATATGCTTCATTCGAGCATTTAACTGCTCGATATGTGCTGGCAAATCTTTTTCTATTTCTACAACATTGTTTTTACTCAAGTTACCTCCTTGTACTTATTGCCCTATTAAGCTGTGAGCAACGCAATAACGATACCGCTGCATACCACCTTAATCAGTTAAAACCAACGCATACTGAAAATGCCACGCGTCGCGAATCCCTCTTAAACAGTGTGTTATATGTGGAACTAAAAGTCGCCACTTATGTTAATCATAGCCATTTTTACAGAACCCTCAGACTTTCCAATCTTGAGAGTAGGTTTGCGATATGCATCTCGAGTTCGCTCAGCTTCAATTACACTTATGTCTTGTACATCAAATAACTTGAATAATTCTCGATTATTCAAAACGTCTTCATCATCTGTAGAAAAAATTAATTGTAATTCAGGATCTAATTTAGACAATTTATCTAGTAACTCTTTTACTTTCATTGTGACTCCAATTTCAACATTTAGGAAAACATATAACGGCCTGTTAAGGGGGGAGCAACGCAATACCGAAGCACCTGCAAACCACCTTAATCATTGAATACGACGCATAGCAAAAATACACACATTACAAATTACTCCTCAACAGTTTGTTAGGTTTACTCCAGAGTATCATCTGGATTTTCTTTAAATTCTGTTGGAGGGATATATCGAAAGTACATTACATCTGCAGGACTACCATCTTTCTTTTTCAAAGTGTCAGAGTAATACATTGTCACTTCTTCATTTTGAACATAATCCTCTGGAATAGTTACACCTACGGAATTTAATATTGCTTCAAACATTCCTCTTGGGGTTTGATTCCATATTTGATACGCCTTCTCTATTTGTCGTCCTTCGAATGTTGCGGCTTCTGGTATACCCTGAATCTTCTTGAATGCGTCTAAAGCTCCATCGCTAAAATGATACAAATACTCTTCAAGCTGGTTACGCCTGTAGGAGTCAATAACCAGAGCACCCAGATAACCTGTAAATAAATCTATTTTCTCTCCACCTTGTGCATCCATCGGTTGACTGAGATCCGGACGTCCGTTAAAACCGGTATGTGGATCTTTATGGCATACGTGACATAAAGTAATTCCATTTCCGGTTTGAAACTTTAAGTGCTTCCAAAAGCTCTTGCGGATTATGTGGTGAGCAGAAAGTTTCTTCTTCGAGTTACATATAATGCACCTGTGGCCATCTCGCTCTCTTATGAACATACTCCAGAGGCTCAAGCAGTACGAGTTACTCCTTTGTTTTTCTATAGCTTTAACTAACCTGCTATACACAATATCTAAATCAGCCAATTTCTTTGACTCCAATGTAAACCTAGCACATCAATAACCGTCGCAGATTTTCTGCGTCCGGCGCCGAAGGCACGAAGTTGATTGATTTGACATAACCATCATATGAGTGTCTGGAGCTTAGTTAATATTACCTCCGAATATAAGCCTGCTAGTACTCCTATAATCAGCCCACCTGTAAAATCTTCAACTGTAATCGCTTTGTTTGTTTCAGGTTTTCTAGATGCCAACAAACTAATCACCAAGCCTAATGCTAAACTACCAACTAGAATTCCCCAGTTCAGAGCCAAGCCTTCCCCAGACATTAGCGTGCTCTTTATTGCGTACCCAACTGCAGCTCCTACCATTCCCCCGGTAGGGACGGAGAAAGCTGAAGGGTAAATAAATATTCTCGTTGAACTTGAGCGTGTATGAACTACGTCTTCACCCTCAACTCTGTATGAAATTTTAAAAGATAGATCCATCTTTTTCTGCTTCAGCAGATGTGGTGCCTTAAAAGAAAATGGAAAAGAAATAGTGCTGCCTTGGGGAAGGGATACTCCTTTCGAAAAGACTTTGCTCTGTTCTTTTTCTAGCTTAGACATTACACGTTCTAACTTTTCTTTGTTTATTGCGTATGCTTTTGCAAGAAATGAATCTTCATCTTCAAAGCTAATAACTTCCTTTTCTAACTTTTCTACATCTTCCCACTCATCAATCTTTAGCGCCTCTTCTGCCCAGTACGGAGTTGTGGGTTGCGATTTCCGCTTTGAAAAAATTGACGCATAAACATCAACTGCCTCAACAAGCGTAAACGCCAATTGCTCCGATAAAGACTGCTTTTTTCTTCGTTTTCTCGCATAGGCACTTTCTACGGCTCTCTCAAGATCACGAATAAGTCGTCTCTTCTTGTCTTCTAATGCGTTTAAATTCGAAGATTCTAGGCCATTATTGAGCGAAATCTCTCTTCCTGCAGAGAGTGTGTTAAACACCTGTAGATCAGATATTTCTTTACCTGAAGCATTAGTGATATTTAGAGCTACGGCATACTCTTGGCTTCCAGCAATATAATCTTGAGTCGTTAAATTTACTGCAATGTGCTCTGAATTTTTCACCGATGTTCCTTACTGGTTATAACGCTAATTTGCGAGAAAGCGGACATGCACCCCCTGATGCATTTAGCCAAACGTAAATATAAACATCTGAAATATAAATAATAACAGTATGTCATTACTAAAATAAAGTGATCTGCCGCAAAACAATACTCACTTATTTTCAGGAAAGAGCGAGCCCTGTAATACTTCTTATTTAATACAAACAAGGCTATCCAAAACTCTTATTGCTACACAAAGGTCACAGCGAAACATCAAATAGACAGGGTATTAAGCAGATCTATCAGCCTTATCCTTCATTCCAGACTTAGTCTACTCCTGGCGCTGAATCGCTGAACATCAGCCAAAAGTGTGACTTGCACGGCACTGCAAGGTGAGTCAAATCCAGCATAGATAACACTCCCGCCAAGCCTTGGGTTCAGCAACAAAATCCATTGTGGTCACGACAAAAAAAATTAGCTTTTCTCCAGTGGGGTTTATCAATAAGGTCGCGCCCTAAACAGGCGATGGAAAACCTCAGACAATCGAATGAAAACCAAGGAAAAAAGTCAGCGGTGCCACGGTGGTGGCCAATTATGACTATAGTTAAGCCAACTGAGCTTTTCTGCTGGCCGCGCGCCGTGCTTAGGTGACCTCACCCCCACGCGACGCCTAGCGCCGTCGCTGTCGATTGTTCGCCCTGAGGCCAACAATCACTTTGAATTTGAAAGCATTATTTTTTAATTACTTAAAGATTTACACTAAGGAAGTAGAGATGCGTATTGCAATCTTGTCTCGCAATGAAAACTTATACTCCACCCAACGCCTGAAAGAAGCCGGCGAAGCTCGCGGCCACGAGGTGGACATCATAGATACACTGCACTGCTACATGGATATCACCAGCAGCAACCCAACCGTGCGTTACATGGGTAAGGTACTGCCTAAGTATGATGCCGTGATCCCTCGCATCGGCTCGTCGATCACCTTCTACGGTACGGCCGTGGTGCGCCAGTTTGAGATGATGGGCACCTTCTGTGTCAACGAGTCTGTGGCCATCAGCCGTTCTCGCGATAAGCTGAGATCCCTGCAGCTGCTGTCACGCAAGGGCATCGGCCTGCCACGTACCGGATTTGCCAGCAAGCCCGACAAGATCCAGGATTTGATCAAGAACGTGGGCGGCGCGCCCCTGGTGATCAAGCTGCTGGAAGGCACCCAGGGCATAGGCGTGGTCTTGGCCGAAACCAATAAGGCGGCCGAGAGCGTGATCGAGGCCTTCATGGGTCTCAAGGCCAACATTCTGGTGCAGGAGTTCATCAAGGAAGCGGGCGGCGCCGATATCCGCTGCTTCGTGGTGGGTGATAAGGTAGTGGCGGCCATGAAGCGTCAGGCGGCCGAAGGCGAATTTCGCTCTAACCTGCACCGTGGTGGTGTGGCCCAGCTGGTGCGCCTCTCTAAGGATGAGCGTGCGACGGCCCTCAACGCCGCCAAGGCGATGGGGCTAAACCTCTGTGGTGTGGATATCTTGCAATCGAACAACGGCCCAGTGGTGATGGAAGTGAACTCCTCGCCCGGACTGGAAGGGATAGAACAGGCGACCGGTAAGGATGTGGCCGGGCTGATCTATGAATTTATTGAGAAGAAGGCGAAACCCAACGCCAACAGAACTCGCGGAAAAGGCTAAATGAGCGAAGCACTTACCATAGCGGGTGTCGATATCCAGCCCGGCACCCAGCACCAGCTTGAACTACCGGTAGCCAGCCTGTACACGGACACTCAGGTGTCGATACCTGTGCATGTGATCCGCGCTAAGAAAGATGGCCCCAAGGTGTTTGTCAGCGCCGCGGTGCATGGCGATGAGCTCAATGGTATCGAGATCATCCGCCGGTTGATCCAGAGTAAGCTCAAGCTGCTCAAGGGTACCTTGATCTTGGTGCCCATGGTCAATGTCTATGGAGTGCTGAATCAGAGCCGTTACATGCCCGACAGGCGTGACCTTAACCGCTGTTTTCCCGGTTCGCCCAAGGGGTCGCTGGCCGGACGGGTGGCATACACCTTCTTAAACAGCATAGTGCAGCACTGCGACTATGGTATCGACCTGCATACCGGGGCTATCCACAGATCTAACCTGCCACAGATACGTGCCAACCTGGATGACGAGCAGACCCTGGCCCTGGCTCAGGCCTTCGGCGTGCCTGTGCTGCTCAACGCCAACGTGCGCGACGGCTCGCTGCGGGAAGCCGCGGTGAACAAGGGCACCCGGGTGCTGCTGTATGAGGCAGGCCAGGCGCTAAGGTTTGACGAGCTGTCGATACAGACAGGCGAGCGGGGGATCCTCAATGTGCTGTCGTCACTTGGGCTGATCCGTAAACGCCGCCTGCGCAAGAAGATAGAACCCTTCATCGCCAACCGCAGCGACTGGACCCGCGCCTCGGCCAGCGGCTTCGTGTGCGAGTTTGCCAAGCTGGGCGCCTATGTGGAGAAGGGCCAGGTGCTGGCGGAGATCAACAGCCCACTGGGCGAGCTGATCCAGAGCGTGGTATCGAACCGCACGGGTATCGTCATAGGCAAGCAGAATATCCCCCTGGTGCTGGAGGGAGACGCCATGTTCCATGTGGCCTACTTTGGTAGCGCCGCCGACGAGGTGGCGGAACATATTGAGATAATGAACGATCAGATAATGCCGCTGACCACCCAGACCATCTAGGGGCGGCCAAGACATTAAGGGATACAAGCGATGAACAAGATCATCATAGGCAACTTAGAGGCCTGCGATCTGCCGGATCTGGGCATCAAGGATCTGCAGGTACGCATCGACACGGGCGCCAAGACCTCCGCCCTGCACGTGGATAACCTCAAGCGGATCAAGGTGGGCGGGCGGCCCTATGTCGCCTTCGACCTGCATCCGGACGTGTATGACCTGGAGCAGATAGTCCACTGTAAGGCGCCGGTGCGCGACTCGCGCCGCATCAAGTCCTCCAACGGCGAGGTAGAGCAGCGCTGCGTGATAGCGACCACACTCAAGCTGGGGGAGCATGAGTGGCCCATAGAGCTGACCCTGAGCAATCGCCAGGACATGACCTACCTGATGCTGCTGGGCCGTGAGGCCATGGGCGATCGCGTCCTGGTGGATCCCTCCCAGAGTTTTCTGATTAACGGCTAGCCAGTGAGTGCCTGTTATCGCAGGCACTCGCAACACCTTTGCCGACC is a window from the Shewanella loihica PV-4 genome containing:
- the prlC gene encoding oligopeptidase A; protein product: MSNPLLSGSELPPFSQIKPEHIQPAVEQGIANCRQKIDEVLASGGPYTWDNLIAPLEQVDDELSQIWSPVSHMNSVLSTDEWRAAHDACLPLLSEYGTYVGQHQGLYQAYKALKESDEFAQLSQAQQTSITHSLRDFELSGIGLNDEDKQTYGKLVKRLSELTSSFSNQLLDATQAWTKLVTDEQELAGLPESAIAAAKAMAEAKEQQGWLFTLDFPSYLPVMTYSDNRQLREECYRAFVTRASDQGPNAGEFDNGPLMDEILDLRHQLAKLLGFDSFAHKSLATKMAESPQQVLDFLNELAARSKQQGQNELAELTAFAEKEFGVIELAPWDLTYYAEKLKHHRYEISQELLRPYFPEDRVLSGLFYTVSRLFGLTIEEQEHFDSWHKDVRFFHIKDAKGEHRGSFFLDLYAREGKRGGAWMDDCRVRRQTAHGLQKPVAYLTCNFNAPVNGKPALFTHDEVTTLFHEFGHGIHHMLTKIDVAGVSGINGVPWDAVELPSQFMENWCFEEEALAEISGHFETHEPLPKAMLDKMLAAKNFQSGMMMLRQLEFSLFDFRLHLEYDPAEGAHIQAKLDEVRDQVAVVKAADFNRFQHSFAHIFAGGYAAGYYSYKWAEVLSADAFSRFEEEGIFNADTGRSFLENILEMGGSLEPMELFKRFRGREPEIDALLRHSGIQG
- the gorA gene encoding glutathione-disulfide reductase; this encodes MAQHFDYICLGAGSGGIASANRAAMRGAKVLLIEAKALGGTCVNVGCVPKKVMWYGAQVAEAMHLYAKDYGFDVSVNKFDWSKLVESREAYIERIHGAYDRGLDSNGVTLVRGYGQFVDNNTIEVNGEHYSADHILIATGGTPTIPNIPGAEYGIDSDGFFALNEQPKRVAVVGAGYIAVELAGVLHALGSETHLFVRKHAPLRSFDPMLSEALMESMATDGPSLHTHSIPESVTKNADGSLTLKLENGESYEIDTLIWAIGRRPSTDKIGLENTDVKLNDKGYVVVDAQQNTTAKGIYCVGDIIEGGIELTPVAVKAGRLLSEHLFNGMTDAKMDYSLVPTVVFSHPAIGTMGLTEPEAIAQYGEENVKVYNSGFTSMYTAVTAHRQACKMKLVCAGKEEKVVGIHGIGYGMDEILQGFGVAIKMGATKADFDAVVAIHPTGAEEFVTMR
- a CDS encoding HNH endonuclease, yielding MADLDIVYSRLVKAIEKQRSNSYCLSLWSMFIRERDGHRCIICNSKKKLSAHHIIRKSFWKHLKFQTGNGITLCHVCHKDPHTGFNGRPDLSQPMDAQGGEKIDLFTGYLGALVIDSYRRNQLEEYLYHFSDGALDAFKKIQGIPEAATFEGRQIEKAYQIWNQTPRGMFEAILNSVGVTIPEDYVQNEEVTMYYSDTLKKKDGSPADVMYFRYIPPTEFKENPDDTLE
- the rimK gene encoding 30S ribosomal protein S6--L-glutamate ligase, whose product is MRIAILSRNENLYSTQRLKEAGEARGHEVDIIDTLHCYMDITSSNPTVRYMGKVLPKYDAVIPRIGSSITFYGTAVVRQFEMMGTFCVNESVAISRSRDKLRSLQLLSRKGIGLPRTGFASKPDKIQDLIKNVGGAPLVIKLLEGTQGIGVVLAETNKAAESVIEAFMGLKANILVQEFIKEAGGADIRCFVVGDKVVAAMKRQAAEGEFRSNLHRGGVAQLVRLSKDERATALNAAKAMGLNLCGVDILQSNNGPVVMEVNSSPGLEGIEQATGKDVAGLIYEFIEKKAKPNANRTRGKG
- a CDS encoding succinylglutamate desuccinylase/aspartoacylase family protein, whose protein sequence is MSEALTIAGVDIQPGTQHQLELPVASLYTDTQVSIPVHVIRAKKDGPKVFVSAAVHGDELNGIEIIRRLIQSKLKLLKGTLILVPMVNVYGVLNQSRYMPDRRDLNRCFPGSPKGSLAGRVAYTFLNSIVQHCDYGIDLHTGAIHRSNLPQIRANLDDEQTLALAQAFGVPVLLNANVRDGSLREAAVNKGTRVLLYEAGQALRFDELSIQTGERGILNVLSSLGLIRKRRLRKKIEPFIANRSDWTRASASGFVCEFAKLGAYVEKGQVLAEINSPLGELIQSVVSNRTGIVIGKQNIPLVLEGDAMFHVAYFGSAADEVAEHIEIMNDQIMPLTTQTI
- a CDS encoding ATP-dependent zinc protease family protein encodes the protein MNKIIIGNLEACDLPDLGIKDLQVRIDTGAKTSALHVDNLKRIKVGGRPYVAFDLHPDVYDLEQIVHCKAPVRDSRRIKSSNGEVEQRCVIATTLKLGEHEWPIELTLSNRQDMTYLMLLGREAMGDRVLVDPSQSFLING